In the genome of Raphanus sativus cultivar WK10039 chromosome 4, ASM80110v3, whole genome shotgun sequence, one region contains:
- the LOC130511381 gene encoding uncharacterized protein LOC130511381, whose amino-acid sequence MGARNVRASVSPLHEEIEALVWAMECMRNLLQFQVTFATDCSQLVKMVLEPDEWPAFASYLEDIKNLQQSFVSSKIIHVPRTQNLRADSLARSVRKQTSFVVHMDTELPVWFTESV is encoded by the coding sequence ATGGGGGCACGAAACGTAAGGGCTAGTGTGTCTCCTCTTCATGAAGAGATTGAGGCTTTAGTCTGGGctatggaatgtatgaggaatttactTCAATTTCAAGTTActtttgcaacagattgttctcaattggtgaagatggttttgGAACCAGATGAATGGCCAGCTTTTGCAAGTTACTTGGAAGATATAAAGAACCTCCAGCAGAGTTTTGTTAGCTCCAAGATAATTCATGTACCAAGAACACAAAATTTAAGGGCTGACAGTCTTGCACGCAGTGTCAGGAAGCAAACATCcttcgtcgttcacatggatacGGAGCTACCCGTTTGGTTCACAGAGTCAGTCTGA
- the LOC108851139 gene encoding putative defensin-like protein 88 produces the protein MATKKFLSLISLMVLVSIYLPMVSGQARECFLQQPCQNSTTCNEFCRFKGYRRGGFCEHFVGSKDGHCCCYFGFESEKFSKSNDTNVLITN, from the exons ATGGCAACCAAGAAGTTTTTATCTCTCATATCCTTGATGGTGTTGGTTTCCATCTATCTACCCATGGTTTCAg GACAAGCTAGAGAATGTTTTCTGCAACAACCGTGCCAGAACTCAACGACATGTAATGAGTTTTGTAGGTTTAAAGGATACAGACGAGGAGGATTTTGTGAACACTTTGTTGGCTCAAAGGACGGCCATTGTTGCTGCTATTTTGGTTTTGAGTCTGAAAAGTTTTCCAAATCCAATGATACCAATGTACTCATTACTAATTAA
- the LOC108851140 gene encoding uncharacterized protein At4g04775-like: MTNRNINEGIPSRCWCGKGIVTYVSKTEENPYRRFFRCEIGLQWVDEALVDEIERMTEHQARVDEEIEDLRISMKKTVQDEVMNHKNALDVGCLGTFFGLLCLWSKND; this comes from the exons ATGACGAACAGGAACATCAATGAAGGCATCCCTTCGAGATGCTGGTGTGGAAAGGGGATTGTCACTTATGTTTCAAAAACGGAGGAGAACCCATACAGACGATTCTTCAGATGTGAGATTGGTTTACAG TGGGTAGACGAGGCTCTGGTTGATGAGATTGAAAGGATGACTGAGCATCAGGCGAGAGTTGACGAGGAAATTGAAGATCTGAGAATTTCTATGAAGAAGACAGTGCAGGACGAAGTTATGAACCATAAGAATGCGCTTGATGTAGGATGCCTAGGAACCTTTTTCGGTTTATTATGTCTCTGGTCCAAAAATGATTGA